The following proteins are co-located in the Trichormus variabilis 0441 genome:
- a CDS encoding glutathione S-transferase family protein, with translation MAEIKIYSAVVCPYAHRSRLVLQEKGIDFDLIEINLQNKPEGFTDISPYGKVPALAHGNHRVWESAVINEYLNEVFPQPPLLPSSPIAKAQARIWIDFANTRFVPAFSALLRSPDIQQQEAAKQELYKHLEFIENEGLGKLSGDGPYWFGESISLVDFTFYPWFERWPALKHYRGLALPEEFTRLRRWKKAVKQRDSVVAIANSKEFYIERYARFATPVAA, from the coding sequence ATGGCTGAAATTAAGATATACAGTGCGGTAGTTTGCCCTTATGCTCACCGTTCGCGTTTGGTACTTCAAGAAAAAGGCATTGACTTTGATTTGATAGAGATCAATTTGCAGAACAAGCCAGAGGGATTTACAGATATTTCTCCTTATGGAAAAGTACCAGCGCTAGCACATGGTAATCACCGAGTTTGGGAATCAGCAGTAATTAACGAATATCTGAATGAGGTATTTCCTCAGCCGCCTCTTTTACCTAGTAGTCCTATTGCTAAAGCCCAGGCTCGTATCTGGATTGATTTTGCTAATACTAGATTCGTTCCGGCTTTTTCTGCTTTGTTGCGTAGTCCTGATATTCAACAGCAAGAAGCAGCTAAACAAGAACTGTATAAACATTTAGAGTTTATCGAAAATGAAGGTCTAGGGAAGTTATCAGGAGACGGCCCCTACTGGTTTGGTGAATCAATTAGTCTGGTTGATTTCACCTTTTATCCCTGGTTTGAGCGTTGGCCTGCACTGAAGCATTATCGAGGTTTGGCGCTACCAGAGGAATTTACTCGTCTACGTCGCTGGAAAAAAGCTGTAAAACAACGTGATTCAGTTGTGGCGATCGCTAATAGTAAGGAGTTCTACATTGAGCGATATGCTAGATTTGCTACTCCTGTCGCTGCATAG